ATCACCGCGACCCTGGAGCGGCTGATCCTCTATCTCACCCCGACCCTGGTGCTGCTGATCGGCGTGCTGCTGTGGCGGCGGCGTCCGCAGCGGCGCCAGTTGTGGGCGCTGGCGTTGAGCTATCTGGGCGTGCTGCTGGCGTTCGGCCACGACCTGCGCATCGGCGGCGCGCGCACTGCCTGGGGCAGCCTGCTGGTGCTTGGCAGCGCGCTGGCCTATGCGGCCTACCTGGTCGGCAGCGGCCAACTGGTGGCGCGGGTCGGCGCGGTGCGGCTGACCGCCTACGCCAGCCTGGTCGCCTGCGCGCTGTGTATCGCCCAGTTCCTGCTGCTGCGGCCGCTGCACGCGCTGGCCTTGCCGGCGCCGGTGTACGCGCTGTCGCTGCTCAACGGCACGCTGTGTACGGCGGTGCCGGTGCTGGCGACGATGCTGGCGGTGCAGCGCATCGGCTCGGCGCTGGCGTCGCAGATCGGCATGCTCGGCCCGGTCTCGACCATCGTGCTCAGCGTGCTGCTGCTGGGCGAGGCGATGGGGCCGTGGCAGATCGCCGGCACCGTGCTGGTGCTGGGCGGCGTGCTGCTGGTGTCGCGGCCGGCGCGGGCGGGGCCGGCATGAGCCCGCGGCGGCCGCTTGCAGCGACGGCAGCGGCGCCGGCCGAGACGACGGCGGCCGCCGAGGCGCACGCGCGGATCCTGGCGACGATCCGGGCGATCCCGCCGGGCCAGGTGCGCGGCTATGGCGAGGTGGCGATGCTGGCCGGGTTGCCGGGACGCGCGCGCCTGGTGGCGCGCCTGCTCGGCGGCAACACCGACGCTGCGCTGCCCTGGCACCGGGTGCTGCGCAGCGACGGCCGCATCGCGTTCCCCGAAGGCTCGCGTGGCCATCGCGAACAATGCCAGCGCCTGCGCGCCGAAGGCGTGGTGGTGCAGGGCGGGCGGGTGAAACGTGCGCCTAAGCCGGCGCGGGATCTCGATGCCGAGGTGTGGGGGCCTAGGTAGCGACACCTTAAGAGAACTGTGGCGGCCCCTGTCTCAAAGAGGAGAAGAGGCCGGCTGTGAATGGCGTAGCCCCTCTCCCCCCGGGAGAGGGGTTGGGGGAGGGTAGGAGCGCGAAGCGCATGTGGTGTTTGAACTGCACGAGGCTGCGCTCGTACCCTCATCCGCCCCTTCGGGGCACCTTCTCCCGGAGGGAGAAGGAAATGCCAAGCCCCTCTCCCTCTGGGAGAGGGGTTGGGGTGAGGGTAGGGCGCGAAGCGCATGCGGTGTTTCGACTCCACGAGGCTGCGCCCGAACCCTCATCCGCCCCTTAGGGGCACCTTCTCCCAAGGGGAGAGGGGAATGCTAAGCCCCTCTCCCTTCGGGAGAGGGGTTGGGGTGAGGGTAGGGGCGCGAAGCGCATGTGGTGTTTCGACTCCACGAGGCTGCGCCCGAACCCTCATCCGCCCCTTCGGGGCACCTTCTCCCGGAGGGAGAAGGGAACGCCAAGCCCCTCTCCCTGCGGGGCGACAGGGCACGGCGTGCGCGCCACTGGCGCGCGTGCCCTGGAGCGCCCGCGCCGCAAGCGCGGGCCGGGGCGTGGAGCAGGGGTTGGGGTGAGGGTACGGGCGCGAAGCGCATGCTGCATGTTGATTGCGCGAGGCTTCTCCCGCGCCCTCATCCGTCTCTTCGGCGCACCGCGCTCGCAATTTCTTGGAAGAGGAGCATTGGTCGTGGAATGCCAGCCACGCTGGTTGGAGTTCAGCCTCCAGCGAGCGGCTATGATGGGGGCAGTTGCCACGGACCCGACCATGTTTCCCAGACTTCCGCCCGTCACCCAAGCGCTGCTGATCGGCAACGTCGTGGTGTTCCTGCTGCAGATGCTGTTCGGCATGGACACCTTCTCGCCCTTCATGTTGTGGCCCATCGGTGCCTTCGACGCGTTCTCGCCCGGGGAGAACTTCCAGCTTTGGCAGTTGCTGACCTACGGCTTCCTGCACGGCAGCTTCTCGCATCTGTTGTTCAACATGCTGGCGCTGTACATGTTCGGCGGACCGCTGGAGCAGACCTGGGGCAACAAGCGCTTCCTGACCTACTACCTGGTCTGCGTGGTCGGCGCCGGCCTGTGCCAGTTGCTGGTCGGCTGGTGGATGCTCAGCAACGGCAACGCGCCGTATCCGACCCTGGGCGCCTCGGGCGGCATCTTCGGCCTGCTGCTGGCCTTCGGCATGCTGTTTCCGAACCAGCGGGTGGTGCTGCTGTTCCCGCCGATCCCGATGAAGGCGCGCACCTTCGTGATCGTGTTCGGCGCGCTGGAACTGCTGATGGGCTTCACCGGCTGGCAGCCGGGCGTGGCGCATTTCGCGCATCTGGGCGGCATGCTGTTCGGTTGGCTGATGATCCGCTACTGGCGCGGCCAGCCGCCGTTCGGCAAGCGCAAGCCGCCGCGTCCGCGCATCGTGCGCTGAGCGAAAACGCCTGCCGCTGCGCGCCGCAAGCGCAGCGCTGGCGGCGACACGTTTTCAGACCCCTGAACGCAAGACGGCGCGGTTGCCCGCGCCGTCTTGCTGTGTGCCTGGCCGGCGCCTAGCGCCGGCACCGGCTCACGGCCACAGGTGGATCTGCTCGGCCTCGCTGCGCACCATCGGCTGGCCCGGCTTGCAGGTGAAGGTCGCGGCGAAGGCGGGCAGGTTGGCCAGCGCGCCGTTGGTGCGCCAGCGGCCCGGCGCGTGCACGTCGGCGGTGACCCGCTGCACGGCTTCGTTCGGCGATAGCTGCTGCGCCCACAGGCCGGCCCAGGCCTTGTAGAACGCCTGCTTGCTGGTCTCGTTGGCCGTCGGCTGCGCGGCGCTGTAGGCCTGCCAGGCCAGTTCGACGCTGCCGATGTCGGTCAGGTCCTCGTCCTGGGTCAGCGCGCCGTTGACCTTGGCGCCCTTCACGCCGGGGAAGTCGTAGGTGCCGTACTGCGCGGCGGTGCGGGCCGCCAGCGCGTTCCAGGCGCTCTTGTCTTCCGGGGTCCACCAGTTGCGCAACTGGCCCTGTGCGTCGACCTGGCTGCCCTTGCTGTCGATGGCGCCGATCAGCTCGTGCGCGACCATCGCGCCGTAGGCGCCGTACAGCGCCGCGGCGTCGCCGCCGGCCGCGTACACCGGCGGCTGCAGCACCGCGGCGGTGACGATCAGGCGGTTCTGGGCGATGTCGTAGGTCAGCGCCGGCTGCTGCGGCAGTACGTCCCAGCGGCGGTCGGCATTGCCCTTGCCGATGCGCTTCATCTCCTCGCGGTGACGCCAGGTGGAGGCGATCAGCATGTTGCCGCCGAAGCTGCCGCGGCCCATCGGCTGCAGGGTGTAGTCGAGGTCGCGGCGCGGCGCGCCGACTTCGATCTTCATCGCGGCCAGTTTGGCCTGCGCCTCGGTGCGCGCCGGCTCGCTCAGCCAGGTGCTGCGCTTGACCGCGGCGATCTGCGCGTCGCGCACCTGGTCGGCGATGGTCTCGGCCTGGCGGCGGGTGTCGGCCGACAGGTAGCGGGCCACGTACTCGCGGCCGAGCATGGGGCCGGCGGCGACGTTGATCGCGTCCAGCACCTGCGCCCAGCGCGGCGGCGGTGCGACCTGGCCCTGCAGCACGCGGCCGCGGAACTCGAAGCTGGCGTCGCGGAAGCTCTTGGACAGGTACGGCGCCATCGCATCGCCCACGCGCCAGCGCAGGTAGGCCTTCCACTGCTCGGGCTTGATGCTGACGATCATGCCGTCG
This genomic stretch from Xanthomonas sacchari harbors:
- a CDS encoding MGMT family protein, translated to MSPRRPLAATAAAPAETTAAAEAHARILATIRAIPPGQVRGYGEVAMLAGLPGRARLVARLLGGNTDAALPWHRVLRSDGRIAFPEGSRGHREQCQRLRAEGVVVQGGRVKRAPKPARDLDAEVWGPR
- a CDS encoding rhomboid family intramembrane serine protease; amino-acid sequence: MFPRLPPVTQALLIGNVVVFLLQMLFGMDTFSPFMLWPIGAFDAFSPGENFQLWQLLTYGFLHGSFSHLLFNMLALYMFGGPLEQTWGNKRFLTYYLVCVVGAGLCQLLVGWWMLSNGNAPYPTLGASGGIFGLLLAFGMLFPNQRVVLLFPPIPMKARTFVIVFGALELLMGFTGWQPGVAHFAHLGGMLFGWLMIRYWRGQPPFGKRKPPRPRIVR
- a CDS encoding M13 family metallopeptidase — translated: MPNARPLALAVALGLIALASAADAAPKKKRAAAPKAPPISAACSDFYDDANADWLKQNPVPQTGAVTALGQLAERAQQQQRDLLDASMQSPQNAVQKALGDFWASGLDEAAVEKDGSNPIAPLLGRIDAIKKAKDVPASIAALHQIGIPVAFNFGADVDLKALDRHIGYFMQGGMGLPDPAFYTRTDADTMALMGRYRTYVKQILTLTGTPADRLEADTQSVLQIETALARSAKSLAGINNPFNNYAPISTKELNKQYRNLQLDAFLKAQGVNDDLVSMADPDMFKQLDGMIVSIKPEQWKAYLRWRVGDAMAPYLSKSFRDASFEFRGRVLQGQVAPPPRWAQVLDAINVAAGPMLGREYVARYLSADTRRQAETIADQVRDAQIAAVKRSTWLSEPARTEAQAKLAAMKIEVGAPRRDLDYTLQPMGRGSFGGNMLIASTWRHREEMKRIGKGNADRRWDVLPQQPALTYDIAQNRLIVTAAVLQPPVYAAGGDAAALYGAYGAMVAHELIGAIDSKGSQVDAQGQLRNWWTPEDKSAWNALAARTAAQYGTYDFPGVKGAKVNGALTQDEDLTDIGSVELAWQAYSAAQPTANETSKQAFYKAWAGLWAQQLSPNEAVQRVTADVHAPGRWRTNGALANLPAFAATFTCKPGQPMVRSEAEQIHLWP
- a CDS encoding DMT family transporter; protein product: MSAPGTSAPVASSATQASLGGVLLAAGGAIAFSGKAIIVKLGYRYGVDAVTLLALRMLVALPCFAAMALWAARRAPPLQPGDRWRIVALGVLGYYLASFLDFLGLAYITATLERLILYLTPTLVLLIGVLLWRRRPQRRQLWALALSYLGVLLAFGHDLRIGGARTAWGSLLVLGSALAYAAYLVGSGQLVARVGAVRLTAYASLVACALCIAQFLLLRPLHALALPAPVYALSLLNGTLCTAVPVLATMLAVQRIGSALASQIGMLGPVSTIVLSVLLLGEAMGPWQIAGTVLVLGGVLLVSRPARAGPA